One part of the Aneurinibacillus sp. REN35 genome encodes these proteins:
- a CDS encoding DUF309 domain-containing protein, which yields MYHRLYIEYLYYFNVEQDYYECHEVMEELWLNEGRNRLLQALLQVAVGLHHFRNHNIEGAVQLFEAALAKSTESWDGNLGIDTAALFTESREYLKKLYAYEEAPFSFYPLHISILDPELEKIVAACVPEGVAEEDKF from the coding sequence ATGTACCATCGCTTATATATTGAATACTTATATTATTTTAATGTAGAGCAGGATTATTATGAATGCCATGAAGTGATGGAGGAGTTGTGGCTGAATGAGGGGCGAAATCGACTGCTGCAAGCCCTGTTGCAAGTGGCCGTCGGTCTGCATCATTTCCGCAACCATAACATCGAAGGGGCTGTACAGTTATTTGAAGCGGCATTAGCCAAGTCCACGGAATCATGGGACGGCAACCTTGGCATTGATACCGCTGCCTTATTTACTGAATCCAGAGAGTATCTGAAAAAACTATATGCTTATGAAGAAGCCCCCTTTTCCTTCTATCCTCTCCATATCTCCATTCTTGATCCTGAATTAGAAAAAATAGTTGCTGCCTGTGTGCCGGAAGGCGTAGCGGAAGAGGACAAATTCTAA
- a CDS encoding S1C family serine protease, with protein MKRKTTHVVRTFRKPSHMHPANFFVPIVEKAKPAIISITTEDTTVNKKMTQILHHFLFPNSQAPGKEVRRSFGTGFIIHPRGYILTSEHVIHNAKAIHVKLSSGETKKADVIWTDQTRDLALLHITSRTPLPVLPLGSSTETQVGELVISIGNPLGLENTVTTGIISAKNRPVQIAGRKYEDIIQTDAAINPGNSGGPLINMNGEAVGMNAFIIRDNHGLGFAIGIDSIKPFIRKYM; from the coding sequence TTGAAACGTAAAACAACACACGTAGTTCGTACCTTCCGCAAACCTTCCCACATGCATCCAGCTAACTTCTTCGTCCCGATTGTCGAGAAGGCCAAACCAGCCATCATTTCTATTACGACGGAAGATACGACTGTAAATAAAAAAATGACACAAATCCTGCACCACTTCCTATTCCCTAATTCTCAGGCACCGGGCAAGGAAGTACGCCGCAGCTTCGGTACCGGCTTCATCATTCATCCACGCGGCTATATTCTGACAAGCGAGCATGTTATTCATAATGCAAAAGCCATCCATGTTAAATTATCATCTGGTGAAACAAAAAAAGCCGATGTTATCTGGACGGATCAAACGCGTGATCTGGCTTTGCTTCATATTACAAGCCGCACTCCACTTCCTGTCCTTCCCCTCGGTTCTTCAACAGAAACCCAGGTAGGTGAACTCGTCATCTCCATCGGCAATCCGCTCGGCCTTGAAAATACTGTAACGACCGGCATTATTAGCGCAAAAAACCGGCCGGTACAAATCGCCGGCCGGAAATATGAAGATATTATTCAAACCGATGCCGCGATTAATCCCGGCAATAGCGGCGGACCGCTCATTAATATGAACGGAGAAGCTGTAGGCATGAATGCCTTTATTATCAGGGACAACCATGGGCTTGGCTTTGCTATTGGAATTGATAGCATTAAGCCATTTATCCGCAAGTACATGTAG
- the ytxJ gene encoding bacillithiol system redox-active protein YtxJ, with protein sequence MKELTTIEELNQFLEENPEAVLLKHSTTCPISTGAYNEFMQYTKNEGIKPWALVIVQTARPVSTEIAERFGIKHESPQVLYVKDGSVAWHTSHWNITEKNLKSAIA encoded by the coding sequence ATGAAAGAACTTACTACAATCGAAGAGTTAAATCAATTCCTAGAGGAAAATCCGGAAGCGGTTTTGCTCAAGCATAGCACGACGTGTCCTATTAGCACCGGTGCATACAATGAATTTATGCAGTATACAAAGAATGAGGGGATAAAACCGTGGGCGCTTGTCATTGTACAGACAGCCCGTCCTGTTTCAACGGAAATTGCCGAGCGTTTCGGCATTAAGCATGAATCTCCGCAGGTGCTGTATGTAAAAGACGGCAGCGTGGCATGGCATACATCACATTGGAATATTACAGAGAAGAATTTAAAGAGCGCTATCGCATAA
- a CDS encoding isocitrate/isopropylmalate family dehydrogenase, with product MKRTVVVMQGDQTGQELLDEALRVLQPDVIGFEIDFETYDLSLEKRKSTNNEIVHEAARAMKRTGFGLKAATITPEEKGSVGSPNAILRREIDGKVILRTGRRIPGIRPVAGAYAPISVVRMAVGDAYGAKEWREGEGVDEIAFRTEKVDRKTCRAVAEFAFRHAQKTNAKVFGGPKYTVSPVYEGMLKEEMDAASKRYPTVQYEPQLIDATYALLLSSAGDAMVIPALNRDGDCLSDMVLQMFGSIAGAESVLLGFDEEFNTQAVMVEAPHGTAPALQGKNIANPMAMILACASLLTYFHDQKSAMASRAIYESTIEAVSQGIRTADLGGSATTSEFADEVINRVKTKLDVWSTMQNF from the coding sequence ATGAAGAGAACTGTTGTTGTAATGCAAGGTGACCAAACTGGCCAAGAGCTTCTTGATGAAGCACTACGCGTACTCCAGCCGGACGTAATCGGCTTTGAAATTGATTTTGAAACATACGATCTAAGCCTTGAAAAGCGTAAATCCACAAATAACGAAATCGTTCACGAAGCCGCTCGTGCGATGAAGCGGACAGGCTTCGGTCTAAAGGCAGCGACAATCACACCGGAAGAAAAAGGATCTGTAGGCAGCCCGAATGCAATTCTTCGCCGTGAAATTGATGGCAAAGTGATTCTGCGCACAGGACGCCGCATCCCTGGTATTCGTCCTGTAGCAGGCGCATACGCTCCGATTTCCGTTGTTCGTATGGCTGTAGGCGACGCATACGGTGCAAAAGAATGGCGCGAAGGCGAAGGCGTAGATGAGATTGCCTTCCGTACGGAAAAAGTTGACCGCAAAACTTGCCGTGCCGTTGCAGAGTTCGCATTCCGCCATGCTCAAAAAACAAACGCAAAAGTGTTTGGAGGACCAAAATATACGGTAAGCCCAGTGTATGAAGGCATGCTGAAAGAAGAGATGGATGCTGCAAGCAAACGCTACCCTACCGTTCAATATGAACCGCAGCTAATCGATGCCACATACGCGCTCCTTCTTTCCTCTGCGGGAGATGCGATGGTTATTCCTGCACTGAACCGCGACGGCGACTGCCTAAGCGATATGGTTCTGCAAATGTTCGGCTCAATCGCAGGTGCTGAATCGGTTCTGCTTGGATTCGACGAAGAGTTCAACACACAAGCTGTCATGGTGGAAGCGCCGCACGGTACAGCTCCAGCACTGCAAGGCAAAAACATTGCCAACCCGATGGCCATGATCCTTGCTTGCGCATCCCTACTTACGTACTTCCATGACCAAAAATCAGCCATGGCTTCCCGCGCGATCTACGAATCAACCATCGAAGCAGTAAGCCAGGGCATTCGTACAGCCGACCTGGGCGGCAGCGCTACAACAAGCGAGTTTGCGGATGAAGTTATCAACCGCGTAAAAACAAAACTTGATGTATGGTCTACAATGCAAAACTTCTAA
- a CDS encoding FAD-dependent oxidoreductase has protein sequence MENNVIVYTSKGCPYCHKVKEQLAAWGVEFDERNVSENYEYFEELQQKKIFGTPATYINGKLVLGFQEAKMKKLLNLPEDYEAPQKEEAAAPSNEQALSKETSNGIFQTVDEKILDDVYDFVTIGGGPAGASAAVYAARGRMKTLVIDKAPSAGTLAITHKIANYPGVKEELTGIELLTRMQEQAHDFGAVFVRTNVLSVDFSDPDIKKLEVAEGTIKAKSVFIAVGAKAPSSKIKGEEEFTGRGVSYCSTCDAAFFQDRVVIVTGDNEEAIHEAESLSKFCKEVRFLIPTGNIKGQADLSTLEAKANVKIYKKYRVKEIQGENSVEKVIVQTDQKELETWDIDGVFLYLAGMKPGTDFLKNAVERDTDGYVNVDDMMQTSVPGVFAGGDARRTPIKQAVLSAADGAIAALSAEAHVNKRSQLRPQYS, from the coding sequence ATGGAGAACAATGTAATTGTTTATACAAGCAAAGGCTGCCCATACTGCCATAAAGTAAAGGAACAATTGGCCGCTTGGGGTGTTGAATTCGACGAGCGCAATGTCTCAGAGAACTACGAGTATTTTGAAGAGCTGCAGCAGAAAAAAATCTTCGGTACACCGGCTACGTACATCAATGGTAAGCTTGTTCTTGGCTTCCAGGAAGCAAAAATGAAGAAGCTGTTGAATCTGCCGGAAGATTATGAAGCACCGCAAAAAGAAGAAGCTGCTGCACCATCAAATGAGCAAGCTTTAAGCAAAGAAACTTCGAATGGAATTTTCCAGACGGTTGATGAGAAGATACTTGATGATGTATACGATTTTGTTACAATTGGCGGCGGCCCTGCCGGGGCTTCAGCGGCTGTCTATGCAGCACGTGGCCGTATGAAAACGCTCGTCATCGATAAAGCACCTTCAGCCGGTACACTAGCGATCACTCATAAGATCGCCAACTATCCAGGTGTAAAAGAAGAATTGACCGGTATTGAATTACTGACACGCATGCAGGAACAAGCACACGATTTTGGCGCTGTATTTGTTCGCACAAATGTACTGTCTGTTGATTTCTCTGATCCGGATATTAAAAAACTTGAGGTTGCTGAAGGAACTATTAAAGCCAAAAGCGTATTCATCGCTGTAGGAGCCAAAGCACCATCAAGCAAAATTAAGGGTGAAGAGGAATTCACCGGACGCGGTGTAAGCTACTGCTCGACGTGTGACGCTGCATTCTTCCAAGATCGTGTTGTGATTGTTACAGGAGATAATGAAGAAGCTATCCATGAAGCAGAGTCGCTGTCCAAGTTTTGTAAAGAAGTACGCTTCTTGATTCCAACAGGAAACATCAAGGGACAGGCTGATCTATCAACATTAGAGGCAAAAGCCAATGTGAAAATCTACAAAAAATACCGTGTAAAAGAAATTCAAGGCGAAAACAGCGTAGAAAAGGTTATTGTACAGACCGATCAAAAAGAGCTGGAAACCTGGGATATTGATGGTGTGTTCTTATATTTAGCTGGCATGAAGCCAGGTACTGACTTCTTAAAAAATGCAGTGGAACGTGATACAGATGGATATGTAAACGTAGATGATATGATGCAAACAAGCGTGCCAGGCGTATTCGCAGGCGGAGACGCACGTCGGACACCAATCAAGCAGGCTGTCCTTTCTGCGGCAGATGGAGCGATTGCTGCGCTTAGTGCTGAGGCACATGTCAATAAGCGCTCACAACTTCGCCCTCAATATAGCTAA
- a CDS encoding YhcN/YlaJ family sporulation lipoprotein, translating into MYTPYKAGVAALLTFMLAGTLTACGPRAGTNNGANTQSQTYRVNQYGTNGTTVNDNLGIRPYGTQQYGVRPDMASTYPYPNASPYRYNAYSVSPSVRTSPMHDQKKAEQMARLAANVDGVTRATAVVQGKEAVIGIEGATAANMKMLERSVHQVMKRAEPGYTIHVTADKNLTQRIRTLSTQMGGAGTRALRTAGQDFAVLVRDIGRTITSPFR; encoded by the coding sequence ATGTATACACCATATAAAGCAGGTGTCGCTGCGCTGCTCACATTTATGCTGGCAGGTACCCTTACTGCTTGTGGGCCGCGCGCTGGTACGAATAACGGAGCGAATACGCAATCTCAGACGTATCGTGTAAATCAGTACGGTACGAATGGAACAACGGTAAATGATAACCTTGGCATTCGTCCATACGGCACTCAGCAGTATGGGGTCCGTCCGGATATGGCTAGCACATATCCTTATCCAAATGCCTCACCATACCGCTACAATGCTTATAGTGTCAGTCCATCTGTCCGTACAAGTCCAATGCATGACCAAAAGAAAGCGGAACAGATGGCACGGTTGGCGGCAAACGTAGATGGAGTAACCCGTGCTACGGCGGTTGTACAGGGCAAAGAAGCCGTTATTGGGATCGAAGGCGCTACCGCAGCCAATATGAAGATGCTTGAGCGTAGTGTGCACCAAGTGATGAAGCGCGCTGAGCCTGGTTATACGATACATGTAACAGCAGATAAGAACCTAACACAGCGTATCCGCACACTCAGTACACAGATGGGCGGAGCAGGTACACGAGCGCTGCGCACTGCCGGACAGGATTTTGCTGTACTTGTGCGAGATATTGGTCGAACCATTACATCCCCATTTCGCTGA
- the recU gene encoding Holliday junction resolvase RecU — MRYPNGKLLISSQSSNKTPERMKAEEFLALVQGKEASAANRGMSLEEELNESNTYYVANSIASVHKKPTPIQIVKVDYPSRSAAVIREAYFRQPSTTDYNGIFEGRHIDFEAKETRNKTSLPLSNFHAHQIHHMRLILQHHGIAFAIIRFTVHNETYVLDASHIIQFWEDAQHGGRKSIPYSYIKEHGHCIPEGYRPRLDYLSVIRQQYLT, encoded by the coding sequence ATTCGCTATCCGAACGGAAAACTTCTCATCAGCAGTCAAAGCAGCAACAAGACCCCCGAACGCATGAAAGCGGAAGAATTCCTTGCGCTTGTCCAAGGAAAGGAAGCGTCTGCTGCCAATCGCGGCATGTCGTTAGAAGAAGAACTTAACGAGAGTAATACATATTATGTGGCTAACAGCATTGCTTCCGTTCATAAAAAGCCAACGCCGATCCAGATTGTAAAAGTTGACTATCCTTCCCGTTCAGCAGCCGTTATTAGGGAAGCCTACTTCCGCCAGCCCTCGACAACCGATTATAACGGCATATTCGAAGGGCGGCATATTGATTTTGAGGCGAAAGAAACACGCAACAAGACGTCTCTTCCACTTAGTAACTTTCATGCGCACCAGATTCATCATATGCGCTTAATTTTGCAGCATCATGGCATCGCCTTTGCTATTATTCGCTTCACTGTACACAATGAAACCTATGTGCTTGATGCTTCGCATATTATTCAATTCTGGGAAGATGCACAGCATGGCGGCCGAAAGTCAATCCCTTACTCATACATCAAAGAACACGGGCATTGTATTCCTGAAGGCTACCGACCGCGTCTTGATTATCTCTCCGTCATTAGACAGCAGTATCTCACATAG
- a CDS encoding nitroreductase family protein, producing the protein MDKLVDTILTRRTIGRVGEEPVAQEHIKQILEAGNWAPSHYNTQPWKYFVMTGNGRNKLGEAYATIALLEKGEGLSAEEKKELHEKSVKKALRAPLVIAVACLPHTEAYVIEAEEYTAVAASIQNMLLAAHALGYGAIWRTGGACYHPVMKQTFKLGEKDGMVGFIYIGKADMIRESRRVPVEQKTEWWS; encoded by the coding sequence ATGGATAAACTAGTGGATACGATTCTCACCAGACGTACAATTGGCAGGGTCGGAGAAGAGCCTGTGGCTCAGGAACATATTAAACAGATTTTAGAGGCCGGAAATTGGGCGCCAAGCCATTACAATACCCAACCGTGGAAATACTTTGTGATGACGGGGAATGGGCGAAATAAGCTAGGAGAAGCGTATGCGACCATTGCATTGCTTGAAAAAGGGGAGGGGCTCTCAGCAGAGGAGAAGAAGGAACTTCATGAAAAAAGCGTAAAAAAAGCGCTTCGCGCCCCGCTTGTTATCGCCGTAGCCTGCCTGCCGCATACAGAAGCATACGTGATCGAAGCGGAAGAATATACCGCGGTCGCGGCCAGCATTCAGAATATGCTGCTCGCTGCGCATGCGTTGGGATACGGTGCCATCTGGCGTACAGGCGGCGCATGCTATCATCCGGTTATGAAGCAGACATTCAAGCTAGGTGAGAAGGACGGTATGGTAGGATTTATTTATATTGGCAAAGCCGATATGATACGTGAATCACGGCGTGTACCTGTAGAACAGAAAACCGAGTGGTGGAGCTAA
- a CDS encoding spore coat associated protein CotJA yields MHTFRKKYRVYVSPFDPCPPMSKNTYETPPQLYLGFQPYNLPQYPPAEALCKGTLWPALYAPYQSPYKDKYGRGGGDT; encoded by the coding sequence ATGCATACATTCCGTAAAAAATACCGCGTCTATGTAAGTCCATTTGATCCGTGTCCACCCATGTCCAAAAATACGTACGAGACGCCGCCGCAGCTTTATCTGGGCTTTCAGCCTTACAATCTTCCTCAATATCCCCCAGCCGAAGCATTGTGTAAGGGTACACTCTGGCCGGCACTATATGCCCCCTATCAAAGTCCATACAAAGACAAGTACGGCAGAGGAGGCGGCGATACTTGA
- a CDS encoding peptide chain release factor 3, with the protein MATIEPRKTFAIISHPDAGKTTMTEKLLYFGGAIHTAGMVKSRKSKAATSDWMEIEKQRGISVTSSVMQFVYNDYAINILDTPGHQDFSEDTYRTLTAADSAVMLIDAAKGVEPQTIKLFEVCRMRKIPIFTFINKMDRDARDPLELLEELEEVLGIRSCPMNWPIGSGIDFHGVYDREKQQVELFKRGEKERTMIPVFQDEANNAKVKEVIGEALYTKLEEDSELLDIAGDPFDREKIDNGQLTPVFFGSALTNFGVQSFLEYFLRLAPSPAARMSDKGLIMPDQKKFSGFIFKIQANMNPAHRDRIAFLRIVSGTFSRGMSVQHVRTGKRVKLAQPQQFLAQERSIVEEAYPGDIIGLFDPGTFGIGDTLIEGNQAFSFEGIPHFSPEIFARVRAKDAMKHKQFNKGMQQLTEEGAVQYFTTAAPGAETLILGVVGQLQLEVFEHRMRGEYGVEVEIQPLGYSLARWVKGNKKEHELNLIQYGGSLTVRDREGRLVVLLENEFAERWAQEKNPDVEFASTSYE; encoded by the coding sequence ATGGCTACGATCGAACCGAGAAAGACATTCGCGATTATTTCGCACCCGGATGCCGGAAAGACAACAATGACAGAGAAGCTGCTGTATTTTGGCGGCGCCATTCATACGGCGGGCATGGTAAAAAGCCGTAAGTCAAAAGCGGCCACATCCGATTGGATGGAGATTGAGAAGCAGCGCGGCATTTCTGTTACTTCAAGTGTGATGCAGTTTGTGTATAACGATTATGCAATAAATATTCTGGATACGCCAGGTCACCAGGATTTCAGTGAAGATACGTATCGTACACTTACGGCTGCAGACAGCGCGGTGATGCTAATTGATGCAGCCAAAGGGGTAGAACCGCAAACAATTAAGCTTTTTGAAGTGTGCCGCATGCGCAAAATTCCAATTTTTACGTTCATTAATAAAATGGACCGTGATGCAAGAGATCCGCTAGAGCTGCTTGAAGAGTTAGAGGAAGTGCTTGGTATTCGCTCATGTCCAATGAACTGGCCGATCGGATCAGGAATTGATTTCCATGGGGTATATGACCGGGAGAAGCAGCAGGTCGAGCTGTTTAAGCGCGGTGAGAAAGAGCGCACTATGATTCCTGTCTTTCAGGATGAAGCAAATAATGCCAAGGTAAAGGAAGTCATTGGGGAGGCATTATATACAAAGCTTGAAGAGGATAGCGAACTGCTTGATATTGCAGGCGATCCGTTCGATCGTGAAAAGATTGACAATGGGCAGCTGACGCCTGTATTCTTCGGAAGTGCATTAACGAACTTCGGAGTTCAATCATTCCTTGAGTACTTTCTTCGCTTGGCCCCGTCTCCGGCAGCGCGGATGAGCGATAAAGGCTTAATCATGCCGGATCAGAAAAAGTTCTCAGGCTTTATCTTCAAGATCCAGGCTAATATGAATCCAGCACACCGCGACCGTATCGCATTTTTGCGTATCGTATCGGGAACATTTAGTCGCGGAATGTCCGTGCAGCACGTCCGAACAGGTAAGCGTGTGAAGCTCGCGCAGCCACAGCAATTTCTTGCACAAGAGCGCAGTATTGTTGAAGAAGCCTATCCGGGTGATATCATTGGTTTATTTGATCCGGGTACGTTTGGAATTGGCGATACGTTGATAGAGGGGAATCAGGCGTTCAGCTTTGAGGGAATTCCGCATTTTTCCCCGGAGATTTTCGCTCGTGTCCGTGCCAAAGACGCAATGAAGCATAAGCAGTTTAATAAAGGAATGCAACAATTAACAGAAGAGGGGGCTGTCCAATATTTCACGACAGCCGCTCCCGGCGCCGAAACGCTCATTCTCGGCGTTGTGGGCCAGTTGCAGCTAGAAGTGTTCGAACATCGGATGCGCGGTGAATATGGTGTAGAGGTAGAAATTCAGCCGTTGGGCTATTCATTGGCCCGTTGGGTAAAGGGAAATAAAAAAGAGCATGAGCTAAACTTGATCCAGTATGGAGGAAGCTTGACGGTACGGGATCGTGAAGGTCGCTTGGTCGTGCTGCTAGAGAATGAATTTGCCGAACGGTGGGCGCAGGAGAAGAATCCTGATGTGGAATTCGCCAGCACATCATACGAATAA
- a CDS encoding alpha/beta fold hydrolase: protein MDHVVKQTFSLDGYDMECGKTIPVTIGFETYGELNAARSNAILVCHFFSATSHAAGKYTPDDAEPGWWDGLIGPGKAIDTNQYFVLCADTLCNIQCKQPHVITTGPRSINPQTGERYGMSFPSFTYRDMAGIQHELIRSLGIEKLVAVVGPSAGGMQALNWAVHYPEMMDACIAVISGAQTPVLTSLAYLQAAIDAITLDSNWAEGAYEEEKEPQEGLHLALSLMNIAAYQYEWYDTSFPRDAAKDRVHSSPMQMPPFTHTFKKVVAERMSPYDASHYVYTARAAMMHDIARGFSSLDEALGRIQARVLMIPCTSDLLFPPQYSQETVDRINRLGGRASYYEFESPRGHMAGVFDTHLFAEPLAAFLQGVNDSK from the coding sequence ATGGATCATGTGGTGAAGCAGACATTCTCACTTGATGGCTATGATATGGAGTGCGGTAAGACGATTCCTGTAACAATAGGGTTTGAAACATATGGTGAATTAAATGCAGCGAGAAGCAATGCGATACTCGTATGCCATTTTTTCAGCGCTACCAGTCATGCTGCGGGCAAATATACCCCAGATGATGCTGAACCGGGGTGGTGGGATGGCCTTATTGGCCCAGGAAAGGCGATTGACACCAATCAATACTTTGTACTGTGTGCCGACACACTGTGCAACATTCAATGTAAGCAGCCTCATGTGATCACCACAGGGCCGAGAAGTATCAATCCGCAGACAGGTGAACGCTATGGTATGTCATTTCCTTCTTTTACATATCGAGATATGGCGGGCATTCAGCATGAGCTAATCCGCTCGTTGGGCATCGAGAAACTTGTTGCTGTTGTCGGCCCTTCAGCAGGGGGAATGCAGGCATTAAATTGGGCTGTGCATTATCCGGAGATGATGGATGCTTGCATTGCCGTTATTAGCGGCGCACAGACACCTGTACTTACCTCACTTGCTTATCTACAGGCAGCAATTGATGCCATCACGCTGGATTCGAATTGGGCGGAAGGTGCATATGAAGAAGAGAAGGAACCGCAAGAGGGTCTTCACTTAGCTCTTTCCCTTATGAATATAGCTGCGTATCAGTACGAGTGGTATGATACTTCTTTTCCTCGCGATGCAGCAAAGGATAGGGTTCACTCCTCTCCAATGCAGATGCCGCCTTTTACGCATACATTCAAAAAGGTTGTCGCTGAACGGATGAGTCCATATGATGCGAGCCATTATGTATATACTGCTCGTGCCGCTATGATGCATGACATCGCCCGAGGGTTTTCATCACTTGACGAAGCGCTTGGACGTATTCAGGCGCGTGTCCTTATGATTCCATGCACATCGGATTTATTGTTTCCGCCGCAGTACAGCCAGGAGACGGTCGATCGTATCAACCGTCTTGGCGGACGCGCCTCTTATTATGAATTTGAGAGCCCGCGCGGACATATGGCTGGGGTATTTGATACGCATCTGTTCGCTGAACCTCTTGCAGCTTTTCTACAAGGAGTAAATGACTCGAAATAA
- a CDS encoding spore coat protein: protein MPVTDKQIATELLAYEKMMVTAYAQTVTEISCPELRQGFQQLLNHSMQNVAELGQVMTASGWTSPRYAFPDEIEQVAAQASQMNQNLQQAVHAWQAAEASAMNAEGERQRQN from the coding sequence ATGCCTGTGACAGATAAACAAATTGCAACCGAGCTTTTAGCTTACGAAAAAATGATGGTAACGGCATATGCCCAGACGGTTACCGAGATTAGCTGCCCGGAATTACGACAGGGATTTCAGCAGTTGTTGAATCATTCCATGCAGAATGTAGCAGAACTTGGTCAGGTTATGACAGCAAGCGGCTGGACATCTCCTCGTTATGCGTTTCCAGATGAGATTGAGCAAGTAGCTGCACAAGCCTCTCAAATGAATCAGAATCTGCAGCAGGCCGTACATGCATGGCAGGCAGCGGAAGCATCGGCAATGAATGCAGAGGGCGAGCGGCAGCGGCAAAATTAA
- a CDS encoding spore coat protein CotJB yields the protein MKQVDEKYYELLLEIQQVDFIIVELNLYLDTHPNDQAAIAQYNDFVQRSMQMKKNFEALYGPLTAGFSFSPTPWQWHRSPWPWQV from the coding sequence TTGAAACAGGTGGACGAAAAATATTATGAGCTTCTACTTGAAATCCAACAGGTTGATTTTATTATCGTTGAATTAAATCTATATCTTGATACGCATCCGAACGATCAGGCGGCCATCGCCCAATATAACGATTTTGTGCAACGCAGCATGCAAATGAAGAAAAATTTTGAGGCGCTCTACGGACCGCTGACCGCAGGCTTCAGCTTTTCGCCCACGCCCTGGCAATGGCACAGATCTCCCTGGCCCTGGCAGGTATAA
- a CDS encoding CBS domain-containing protein produces MSQRLQDIMTRQVATVQPHQTLEEAARIMNDYNVGAVPVVENGQCVGMITDRDIAIRASAQNRDSQTQVRNVMTHNIVTAPAQMDIHEAADLMAKNQIRRLPVVDNNQVVGIVALGDLAVENIYQNEAGDALSSISKPGESDR; encoded by the coding sequence ATGTCGCAACGTCTGCAAGATATTATGACCCGTCAGGTGGCTACCGTCCAACCGCATCAAACACTTGAAGAAGCCGCAAGAATTATGAACGATTATAACGTAGGTGCCGTTCCGGTTGTAGAAAACGGCCAATGCGTCGGAATGATTACGGACCGCGATATTGCGATCCGTGCTTCTGCACAAAATCGTGATAGCCAAACACAAGTACGTAATGTAATGACACACAATATCGTGACGGCTCCAGCTCAAATGGATATTCATGAGGCTGCTGATCTTATGGCCAAAAACCAAATCCGTCGTCTTCCTGTAGTCGACAACAATCAGGTTGTCGGCATTGTGGCGCTTGGTGATTTGGCTGTGGAGAATATTTATCAAAACGAAGCAGGCGATGCTCTTTCTAGCATTTCCAAGCCGGGTGAGTCTGATCGTTAA
- a CDS encoding manganese catalase family protein codes for MWLYEKKLQYPVRVSKCDVRMAKFLTEQYGGSDGELAAALRYLNQRYTVPEKVIGLLNDIGTEELAHLEMIATMVYKLTKDATPEELEKAGLGAHYVNHDKALFYENAAGVPFTVAYIAAKGDPIADLYEDIAAEEKARATYQWLINMTDDPDLKDSLSFLREREIIHSQRFREAVEILKEERDRKKVF; via the coding sequence TTGTGGTTGTATGAAAAAAAGCTGCAGTATCCAGTAAGGGTAAGCAAGTGTGACGTGCGCATGGCTAAGTTTTTAACGGAACAGTATGGTGGTTCAGACGGAGAACTTGCGGCGGCTCTGCGCTACCTGAACCAGCGCTATACGGTGCCTGAGAAAGTAATCGGCCTACTTAATGATATCGGCACAGAAGAGCTTGCTCATCTGGAAATGATCGCAACAATGGTATATAAGCTAACAAAAGATGCAACACCGGAAGAGTTGGAGAAGGCAGGGCTTGGCGCACACTATGTCAATCATGACAAGGCGCTTTTTTATGAAAATGCGGCAGGTGTCCCCTTTACCGTTGCCTATATCGCAGCCAAAGGCGACCCGATTGCTGATCTGTATGAAGATATTGCGGCGGAGGAAAAGGCACGGGCTACGTATCAATGGCTGATCAATATGACCGATGATCCGGACCTAAAAGACTCGCTAAGCTTCCTGCGCGAACGAGAAATCATTCATTCGCAGCGCTTTCGCGAAGCCGTGGAGATTCTTAAAGAAGAACGGGATCGTAAGAAGGTCTTCTAA